A region from the Arvicola amphibius chromosome 12, mArvAmp1.2, whole genome shotgun sequence genome encodes:
- the Atp1a2 gene encoding sodium/potassium-transporting ATPase subunit alpha-2: MGRGAGREYSPAATTAENGGGKKKQKEKELDELKKEVAMDDHKLSLDELGRKYQVDLSKGLTNQRAQDILARDGPNALTPPPTTPEWVKFCRQLFGGFSILLWIGALLCFLAYGILAAMEDEPSNDNLYLGIVLAAVVIVTGCFSYYQEAKSSKIMDSFKNMVPQQALVIREGEKMQINAEEVVVGDLVEVKGGDRVPADLRIISSHGCKVDNSSLTGESEPQTRSPEFTHENPLETRNICFFSTNCVEGTARGIVIATGDRTVMGRIATLASGLEVGQTPIAMEIEHFIQLITGVAVFLGVSFFVLSLILGYSWLEAVIFLIGIIVANVPEGLLATVTVCLTLTAKRMARKNCLVKNLEAVETLGSTSTICSDKTGTLTQNRMTVAHMWFDNQIHEADTTEDQSGATFDKRSPTWTALSRIAGLCNRAVFKAGQENISVSKRDTAGDASESALLKCIELSCGSVRKMRDRNPKVAEIPFNSTNKYQLSIHEREDSPQSHVLVMKGAPERILDRCSTILVQGKEIPLDKEMQDAFQNAYMELGGLGERVLGFCQLNLPSGKFPRGFKFDTDELNFPTEKLCFVGLMSMIDPPRAAVPDAVGKCRSAGIKVIMVTGDHPITAKAIAKGVGIISEGNETVEDIAARLNIPVSQVNPREAKACVVHGSDLKDMTSEQLDEILRDHTEIVFARTSPQQKLIIVEGCQRQGAIVAVTGDGVNDSPALKKADIGIAMGISGSDVSKQAADMILLDDNFASIVTGVEEGRLIFDNLKKSIAYTLTSNIPEITPFLLFIIANIPLPLGTVTILCIDLGTDMVPAISLAYEAAESDIMKRQPRNSQTDKLVNERLISMAYGQIGMIQALGGFFTYFVILAENGFLPSRLLGIRLDWDDRTTNDLEDSYGQEWTYEQRKVVEFTCHTAFFASIVVVQWADLIICKTRRNSVFQQGMKNKILIFGLLEETALAAFLSYCPGMGVALRMYPLKVTWWFCAFPYSLLIFIYDEVRKLILRRYPGGWVEKETYY, translated from the exons ATGGGTCGTGGG GCAGGGCGTGAGTACTCGCCTGCCGCCACCACGGCGGAGAATGGGGGTggcaagaagaaacagaaagagaaggagctGGATGAGCTGAAGAAGGAGGTTGCCATG GATGACCACAAGCTGTCCTTGGATGAGCTGGGCCGAAAATACCAAGTGGATCTCTCCAAG GGCCTCACTAACCAGCGAGCTCAGGACATTCTGGCTCGGGATGGACCCAACGCCCTGACACCACCTCCCACAACTCCTGAGTGGGTCAAGTTCTGTCGTCAGCTTTTCGGGGGCTTCTCTATCCTTCTGTGGATCGGGGccctcctctgcttcctagcCTATGGTATCCTGGCTGCCATGGAGGACGAGCCATCTAATGATAAT TTATACCTAGGTATCGTGCTAGCTGCTGTAGTCATTGTCACCGGCTGCTTCTCCTACTACCAGGAAGCCAAGAGCTCCAAGATCATGGACTCCTTCAAGAACATGGTGCCTCAG CAAGCCCTGGTCATCCGAGAGGGGGAGAAGATGCAGATCAATGCGGAGGAGGTGGTGGTAGGAGACCTGGTAGAGGTGAAGGGTGGGGACCGTGTCCCTGCTGACCTCCGGATCATCTCTTCCCACGGCTGCAAG GTGGATAACTCATCCCTAACAGGGGAGTCGGAGCCCCAGACCCGTTCCCCTGAGTTCACCCATGAGAACCCACTGGAGACCCGCAATATCTGTTTCTTCTCTACCAACTGTGTGGAAG GCACTGCCAGGGGCATTGTGATTGCCACAGGTGACCGGACAGTGATGGGCCGCATAGCCACTCTCGCCTCTGGCCTAGAGGTCGGGCAGACACCCATCGCCATGGAGATCGAGCACTTCATCCAGCTGATCACAGGAGTGGCAGTGTTCCTGGGGGTCTCTTTCTTCGTGCTGTCCCTCATCCTGGGCTACAGCTGGCTGGAGGCAGTCATCTTCCTCATCGGCATCATCGTAGCCAATGTGCCCGAGGGGCTTTTGGCCACTGTTACT GTGTGCCTGACCCTGACCGCCAAGCGCATGGCCCGCAAGAACTGTCTGGTGAAGAACCTGGAGGCGGTGGAGACCCTCGGCTCCACGTCCACCATCTGCTCGGACAAGACGGGCACCCTCACCCAGAACCGCATGACCGTGGCCCACATGTGGTTTGACAACCAAATCCATGAGGCCGACACCACTGAGGATCAGTCTG GGGCCACATTTGACAAACGGTCTCCCACGTGGACAGCCCTGTCTCGGATTGCCGGTCTCTGCAATCGTGCTGTCTTCAAGGCTGGGCAGGAGAACATCTCTGTGTCTAAG CGGGACACAGCTGGTGATGCCTCTGAGTCAGCTCTGCTCAAATGCATTGAGTTGTCCTGTGGCTCAGTGAGGAAGATGAGGGACAGGAACCCTAAGGTGGCAGAAATCCCCTTCAACTCGACCAACAAATATCAG TTGTCCATCCATGAGAGAGAAGACAGCCCCCAGAGTCACGTGCTGGTGATGAAAGGGGCCCCAGAGCGCATCCTGGATCGATGCTCCACCATCCTGGTACAGGGCAAGGAGATTCCTCTGGACAAGGAGATGCAGGATGCCTTTCAAAATGCCTACATGGAGCTGGGAGGACTCGGGGAGCGTGTGCTAG gCTTCTGCCAGCTGAACCTGCCTTCCGGGAAGTTCCCTCGGGGCTTCAAGTTCGACACGGACGAGCTGAACTTCcccacagagaagctctgtttcGTGGGGCTTATGTCCATGATTGACCCGCCCAGGGCAGCTGTGCCAGATGCTGTGGGCAAGTGCCGAAGCGCAGGCATCAAG GTGATCATGGTCACTGGGGACCACCCTATCACAGCCAAAGCCATCGCCAAAGGTGTGGGCATTATATCAGAGGGTAACGAGACCGTAGAGGACATTGCAGCCCGGCTCAACATTCCTGTGAGCCAAGTCAATCCCAG AGAAGCCAAAGCATGTGTAGTGCACGGGTCAGACCTGAAGGACATGACGTCAGAGCAGCTGGACGAGATCCTCAGGGACCACACGGAGATCGTATTTGCCCGGACCTCCCCTCAGCAGAAGCTCATCATTGTGGAGGGGTGTCAGAGGCAG GGAGCCATTGTGGCAGTGACTGGTGACGGGGTGAACGACTCCCCTGCGCTGAAGAAGGCTGATATTGGCATTGCCATGGGCATCTCTGGCTCTGATGTCTCTAAGCAGGCAGCTGACATGATTCTCCTCGATGACAACTTTGCCTCCATCGTGACAGGCGTGGAGGAGG GCCGCCTGATCTTCGACAACTTGAAGAAGTCCATCGCGTACACCCTGACCAGCAACATCCCTGAGATCACCCCCTTCCTGCTGTTCATCATTGCCAACATCCCACTGCCACTGGGCACCGTGACCATCCTCTGCATCGACCTGGGCACAGACATG GTTCCCGCCATCTCATTAGCATACGAAGCAGCTGAGAGTGACATCATGAAGCGGCAGCCACGAAACTCCCAGACGGACAAGCTGGTGAACGAGAGGCTCATCAGCATGGCTTATGGACAGATTG GCATGATCCAGGCTCTGGGGGGCTTCTTCACCTACTTTGTGATACTGGCAGAGAATGGTTTCCTGCCATCACGGCTGCTGGGAATCCGCCTTGACTGGGATGACCGGACCACCAATGACCTGGAGGACAGCTATGGGCAAGAGTGG ACTTATGAGCAGCGGAAGGTGGTGGAGTTCACATGCCACACGGCCTTCTTTGCCAGCATCGTGGTTGTGCAGTGGGCTGACCTCATCATCTGCAAGACCCGTCGCAACTCAGTCTTCCAGCAAGGCATGAA GAACAAGATCCTGATTTTTGGGCTCCTAGAAGAGACAGCTTTGGCTGCCTTCCTGTCTTACTGCCCGGGTATGGGGGTGGCCCTCCGAATGTACCCACTCAA GGTCACCTGGTGGTTCTGTGCATTTCCCTACAGTCTCCTCATCTTCATCTACGATGAGGTCCGCAAGCTCATCCTGCGGCGGTACCCTGGGG